In Streptomyces nodosus, one DNA window encodes the following:
- a CDS encoding DUF5063 domain-containing protein, which translates to MSDATLHSTTQDPGDFAVQIADQIESFLVAVTEVAKGDEPDSAVPFLLLEVSQLLLAGGRLGAHEDIVPDERYEPDPGPEPDVDGLRERLAAMLEPIDVYSEVFDPYEPRKAPVPARISDDLADVITDLRHGMVHYRAGRTTEALWWWQFSYFSNWGSTASATLRALQSLVAHVRLNQPLEELDGLDTDQGLGDETLAEEAGRVMAREIAAPLGLRPARRVK; encoded by the coding sequence ATGTCTGACGCCACGCTGCACTCCACGACGCAGGACCCCGGCGACTTCGCGGTGCAGATCGCGGACCAGATCGAGAGCTTCCTGGTGGCCGTCACGGAGGTCGCGAAGGGCGACGAGCCGGACTCGGCCGTTCCCTTCCTCCTGCTGGAGGTCTCCCAGCTCCTCCTGGCGGGCGGGCGCCTCGGCGCCCACGAGGACATCGTGCCGGACGAGCGCTACGAGCCCGACCCGGGCCCGGAGCCGGACGTGGACGGACTGCGCGAACGCCTCGCCGCCATGCTGGAGCCGATCGATGTCTACTCCGAGGTCTTCGACCCGTACGAGCCGCGCAAGGCCCCGGTCCCGGCCCGTATCTCGGACGACCTGGCGGATGTCATCACGGACCTGCGTCACGGCATGGTCCACTACCGCGCCGGCCGCACCACCGAGGCCCTGTGGTGGTGGCAGTTCTCCTACTTCTCCAACTGGGGCTCGACGGCCTCCGCGACGCTGCGCGCGCTCCAGTCCCTGGTCGCGCATGTGCGGCTGAACCAGCCCCTGGAGGAGCTCGACGGCCTCGACACCGACCAGGGCCTCGGTGACGAGACCCTGGCCGAGGAGGCGGGCCGGGTCATGGCCCGGGAGATCGCGGCCCCGCTGGGGCTGCGCCCGGCGCGGCGCGTCAAATGA
- a CDS encoding SLATT domain-containing protein — protein MSQPEMQPEGPLQDGRGDAAAGPRPDDLAGRPFPHGDWGEPAQRLDELYRWVERQALETTAWYLANRTWKRRGALVLRGGAAAGAVCGAALPLLDLTGVVRGVAPWACLPLLLGVACVAGDRFFGMTSGWMRDMATAQAVQRRLQTLQFDWASESVREVLGPAEGTAGEAAERCLSVLRRFSEDVTELVRAETADWMVEFRTRSAPLGIQSSAVTAPRAEGVVPGRFAPPTGARPNMPRQRPPETR, from the coding sequence GTGAGTCAGCCGGAGATGCAGCCCGAGGGTCCTCTCCAGGACGGTCGGGGCGACGCCGCGGCGGGGCCCCGGCCGGACGACCTCGCGGGGCGGCCCTTCCCGCACGGCGACTGGGGGGAGCCCGCGCAGCGGCTGGACGAGCTGTACCGGTGGGTGGAGCGGCAGGCGCTGGAGACGACCGCCTGGTATCTGGCGAACCGGACCTGGAAGCGGCGGGGCGCGCTGGTGCTGCGCGGGGGTGCGGCGGCCGGGGCCGTCTGCGGGGCGGCGCTGCCGCTGCTGGATCTGACCGGAGTGGTGCGCGGAGTGGCGCCCTGGGCCTGTCTGCCGTTGCTGCTGGGGGTGGCGTGTGTCGCCGGGGACCGGTTCTTCGGGATGACGTCCGGGTGGATGCGGGACATGGCGACCGCCCAGGCCGTGCAGCGACGGTTGCAGACGCTCCAGTTCGACTGGGCCTCGGAGAGCGTACGGGAGGTGCTGGGGCCGGCGGAGGGGACCGCGGGGGAGGCGGCGGAGCGCTGCCTTTCGGTGCTGCGGCGGTTCTCGGAGGATGTGACGGAGCTGGTCCGCGCGGAGACGGCGGACTGGATGGTGGAGTTCCGGACCAGGTCCGCACCGCTGGGCATCCAGTCGTCGGCGGTGACCGCGCCACGGGCGGAGGGGGTGGTGCCGGGGAGGTTCGCGCCCCCCACGGGGGCCCGGCCGAACATGCCCCGGCAGCGGCCGCCGGAGACCCGATGA
- a CDS encoding aspartate-semialdehyde dehydrogenase, producing MTAHTGKPTLAVVGATGAVGRVMLQILSQHADIWGEIRLIASPRSAGRKLAVRGEEVEVVALSEEALSGVDVAMFDVPDEIARQWAPVAAARGAVVVDNSGAFRMDPDVPLVVPEVNPHAARSRPRGIVSNPNCTTLSMIVALGALHAEFGLRELVVSSYQAVSGAGRAGVDTLRQQLSLVAGTELGTSPGDVRRAVGDSTGPFSEPVALNVVPWAGSLREDGWSSEEMKVRDESRKILGLPDLRVAVTCVRVPVVTVHSLTVHARFEGEVTVGRAREILDTAPGVVLFDNPGAGEFPTPADVVGTDPTWVGRVRRALDDPTALELFVCGDNLRKGAALNSAQIAELVAAELGAL from the coding sequence ATGACGGCACACACCGGAAAGCCGACACTCGCGGTCGTCGGGGCGACCGGGGCCGTCGGCCGGGTCATGCTCCAGATCCTGTCCCAGCACGCGGACATCTGGGGCGAGATCCGGCTGATCGCCTCGCCACGCTCCGCCGGCCGCAAGCTCGCCGTGCGCGGCGAGGAGGTCGAGGTCGTGGCGCTGTCCGAGGAGGCGCTCTCGGGCGTCGACGTGGCGATGTTCGACGTGCCGGACGAGATCGCACGGCAGTGGGCCCCGGTCGCCGCCGCCCGGGGCGCGGTCGTGGTGGACAACTCGGGCGCCTTCCGGATGGACCCCGACGTCCCCCTGGTGGTGCCGGAGGTCAACCCGCACGCCGCCCGGTCGCGGCCGCGCGGCATCGTCTCCAACCCCAACTGCACGACCCTCTCGATGATCGTGGCCCTCGGCGCGCTGCATGCCGAGTTCGGACTGCGTGAGCTGGTCGTCTCCTCCTACCAGGCCGTGAGCGGCGCGGGACGTGCCGGCGTCGACACCCTGCGCCAGCAGTTGTCGCTGGTCGCGGGCACCGAGCTGGGGACCAGCCCCGGTGACGTACGGCGCGCGGTGGGCGACAGCACGGGGCCGTTCTCCGAGCCCGTCGCGCTGAACGTGGTGCCCTGGGCCGGATCGCTGCGCGAGGACGGCTGGTCCTCGGAGGAGATGAAGGTCCGCGACGAGTCCCGCAAGATCCTGGGACTGCCGGATCTGCGGGTGGCCGTCACCTGTGTCCGGGTGCCGGTGGTCACCGTGCATTCGCTGACGGTGCACGCCCGCTTCGAGGGTGAGGTGACGGTCGGCCGTGCCCGCGAGATCCTCGACACCGCGCCCGGTGTGGTGCTGTTCGACAACCCGGGCGCGGGGGAGTTCCCCACGCCCGCGGACGTGGTGGGCACCGACCCGACCTGGGTGGGCCGGGTGCGCCGGGCCCTGGACGATCCGACCGCGCTCGAACTGTTCGTGTGCGGCGACAATCTACGCAAGGGCGCGGCCCTGAACTCCGCGCAGATCGCGGAACTGGTGGCGGCGGAGCTGGGGGCGCTCTAG
- a CDS encoding YbaB/EbfC family nucleoid-associated protein, translated as MIPGGGQPNMQQLLQQAQKMQQDLANAQEELARTEVDGQAGGGLVKATVTGSGELRGLVIDPKAVDPEDTETLADLIVAAVQAANENAQTLQQQKLGPLAQGLGGGIPGLPF; from the coding sequence GTGATTCCCGGTGGTGGCCAGCCCAATATGCAGCAGTTGCTCCAGCAGGCCCAGAAGATGCAGCAGGACCTCGCGAACGCCCAGGAGGAGCTGGCACGGACCGAGGTCGACGGCCAGGCGGGCGGTGGTCTGGTGAAGGCCACGGTCACCGGCTCCGGCGAGCTGCGAGGCCTGGTCATCGACCCGAAGGCGGTGGACCCGGAGGACACGGAGACCCTCGCCGACCTGATCGTCGCGGCCGTCCAGGCGGCCAACGAGAACGCACAGACGTTGCAGCAGCAGAAGCTCGGCCCGCTGGCCCAGGGCCTGGGCGGAGGCATCCCCGGCCTGCCGTTCTGA
- a CDS encoding aspartate kinase produces the protein MGLVVQKYGGSSVADAEGIKRVAKRIVEAKKNGNQVVVVVSAMGDTTDELIDLAEQVSPMPAGRELDMLLTAGERISMALLAMAIKKLGHKAQSFTGSQAGVITDSVHNKARIIDVTPGRIRTALDEGNIGIVAGFQGVSQDKKDITTLGRGGSDTTAVALAAALDAEVCEIYTDVDGVFTADPRVVKKARKIDWIAFEDMLELASSGSKVLLHRCVEYARRYNIPIHVRSSFSGLQGTWVSSEPIQQGDKKVEQALISGVAHDTSEAKITVVGVPDKPGEAASIFRAIADAEINIDMVVQNVSAAATGLTDISFTLPKSEGRKAIDALEKGRTVIGFDSLRYDDQIGKISLVGAGMKTNPGVTAAFFEALSAASVNIELISTSEIRISVVTRADDVPAAVRAVHTAFGLDSESDEAVVYGGTGR, from the coding sequence GTGGGCCTTGTCGTGCAGAAGTACGGAGGCTCCTCCGTAGCCGATGCCGAGGGCATCAAGCGCGTCGCCAAGCGGATCGTGGAGGCGAAGAAGAACGGCAACCAGGTGGTTGTCGTCGTCTCCGCGATGGGCGACACGACGGACGAGCTGATCGATCTCGCCGAGCAGGTTTCCCCGATGCCTGCCGGGCGCGAGCTCGACATGCTGCTGACCGCCGGAGAGCGGATCTCCATGGCGCTGCTGGCGATGGCGATCAAAAAACTGGGGCACAAGGCGCAGTCGTTCACCGGCAGCCAGGCGGGTGTCATCACCGACTCGGTCCACAACAAAGCCCGGATCATCGATGTCACTCCGGGACGCATCCGGACCGCGCTGGACGAGGGCAACATCGGCATCGTCGCCGGTTTCCAGGGTGTCAGCCAGGACAAGAAGGACATCACGACCCTGGGGCGCGGTGGCTCCGACACCACCGCCGTGGCGCTGGCCGCCGCCCTCGACGCCGAGGTCTGCGAGATCTACACCGATGTCGACGGTGTGTTCACCGCCGACCCGCGTGTGGTGAAGAAGGCCCGGAAGATCGACTGGATCGCCTTCGAGGACATGCTGGAGCTGGCCTCGTCCGGGTCCAAGGTGCTGCTCCACCGCTGTGTGGAGTACGCGCGCCGGTACAACATCCCGATCCACGTCCGCTCCTCCTTCAGCGGGCTGCAGGGCACGTGGGTCAGCAGTGAGCCGATTCAGCAAGGGGACAAGAAGGTGGAGCAGGCGCTCATCTCCGGTGTCGCGCACGACACCTCCGAGGCCAAGATCACGGTCGTCGGCGTGCCGGACAAGCCGGGCGAGGCGGCCTCGATCTTCCGTGCCATCGCCGACGCCGAGATCAACATCGACATGGTCGTGCAGAACGTGTCGGCCGCGGCCACCGGTCTCACGGACATCTCCTTCACGCTCCCGAAGTCCGAGGGGCGCAAGGCGATCGACGCCCTGGAGAAGGGCCGGACCGTGATCGGCTTCGACTCGCTGCGCTACGACGACCAGATCGGCAAGATCTCGCTCGTCGGCGCGGGCATGAAGACGAACCCGGGCGTCACGGCGGCCTTCTTCGAGGCGCTCAGCGCGGCGAGTGTGAACATCGAGCTGATCTCCACCTCCGAGATCCGTATCTCGGTGGTCACCCGTGCGGACGATGTGCCGGCGGCGGTCCGCGCGGTGCACACCGCCTTCGGCCTGGACTCCGAGAGCGACGAGGCCGTCGTCTACGGAGGCACCGGGCGATGA
- a CDS encoding SURF1 family protein, translated as MYRFLLTPRWWGINVFVLLAIPFCVFMGSWQLSRFEARVQDHQTQTERAATDRKEAPRPLDELLPVDKMTSGMQATATGRYGKQLLVPDRELDGRQGFYVLTMLRTGSGQALPVVRGWLPGDADPAKAPAAPTGEVTVTGALQASESPGANGVSAVGGLPDGQTAAISSASLVNLVPYDVYDAWITLDKADSGMKPVPATAPQGTGLDLKAFQNLGYTGEWFVFAGFTVFMWFRLLRREVEFARDAELGLTPEGTAAGAESAGGDGPAGDPTERTGGAGGAGGEESGAPEAAEEDRARAAKA; from the coding sequence GTGTACCGGTTTCTGCTGACGCCCCGCTGGTGGGGGATCAACGTCTTCGTGCTGCTGGCCATCCCCTTCTGCGTGTTCATGGGGTCATGGCAGTTGAGCCGCTTCGAGGCCCGGGTGCAGGACCACCAGACGCAGACCGAGCGGGCCGCGACGGACCGCAAGGAGGCGCCTCGGCCACTGGACGAGCTGTTGCCGGTGGACAAGATGACCTCCGGAATGCAGGCCACGGCCACCGGGCGGTACGGCAAGCAGTTGCTGGTGCCGGACCGTGAGCTGGACGGCAGGCAGGGCTTCTATGTGCTGACCATGCTGCGGACCGGCTCGGGTCAGGCGCTGCCGGTGGTGCGGGGCTGGCTGCCGGGTGACGCCGACCCCGCGAAGGCACCGGCCGCGCCCACCGGCGAGGTCACCGTCACGGGAGCCCTCCAGGCATCGGAGAGCCCGGGGGCGAACGGGGTCAGCGCAGTGGGCGGGCTGCCGGACGGCCAGACCGCGGCGATCAGCTCGGCATCGCTGGTGAACCTGGTGCCGTACGACGTGTACGACGCGTGGATCACCCTCGACAAGGCCGACAGCGGGATGAAGCCGGTGCCGGCGACGGCCCCCCAGGGTACCGGCCTCGACCTGAAGGCCTTCCAGAACCTGGGCTACACCGGCGAGTGGTTCGTCTTCGCGGGCTTCACGGTCTTCATGTGGTTCCGGCTGCTGCGCCGCGAGGTCGAGTTCGCCCGGGACGCCGAGCTGGGGCTCACCCCGGAGGGAACGGCCGCCGGAGCGGAGTCCGCCGGGGGTGACGGCCCGGCCGGGGACCCGACGGAGCGGACCGGTGGAGCCGGTGGGGCCGGTGGCGAAGAGAGCGGCGCCCCGGAAGCCGCCGAGGAAGACCGGGCGCGGGCCGCAAAGGCCTGA
- a CDS encoding S9 family peptidase: MTESNESPSPQRGEEMPDWEKRFRAPRVSLPDWAEDAPHRSLFVSNATGTYELYAWDRATGRQRQVTNRANGTTDGVLSPDGEWIWWFDDTDGDEFGIWRRQAFTLDASRTGSGADEPAAPGLEPSYPAGLALGRDGRTAVVGRSTDQDGSTIHLVRTGQDPVEIYRHPESAGVGDFSHDGLLIAVEHTEHGDAMHSALRVLRPDGSTVAELDDTRGGTVELGLEVLGFAPVDGDTRLLIGHQRRGRWEPLVWDVTSGEETDLELELPGDVAAEWYPDGSALLVVHGFEARSELFRYDLATRELLRVPTPPGTLSGATARPDGTVEYLWSSAAEPPVVRSTSGEVVLDPPGMRCPGSVPVEDVWVEGPDGRIHALVQRPAGSSGPLPTVFDIHGGPTWHDSDSFAAGPAAWVDHGYAVVRVNYRGSTGYGRAWTDALRHRVGLIELEDIAAVREWAVSSGLADPERIVLTGGSWGGYLTLLGLGVQPTAWTIGIAAVPVADYVTAYHDEMESLKALDRTLLGGTPEEVPERFEASSPLTYVDAVKAPVYISAGVNDPRCPIRQVENYVDRLAARDAVHEVYRYDAGHGSLVVEERLKQVRLELDFAARHLGTASGEVRGATTVA; the protein is encoded by the coding sequence GGAGAAGCGCTTCCGGGCGCCACGGGTGTCGCTGCCGGACTGGGCGGAGGACGCCCCGCACCGCTCGCTGTTCGTCTCCAACGCCACGGGGACGTACGAGCTGTACGCATGGGACCGCGCCACGGGCCGGCAGCGCCAGGTCACCAACCGGGCGAACGGCACGACGGACGGCGTGCTCTCTCCGGACGGGGAGTGGATCTGGTGGTTCGACGACACGGACGGCGACGAGTTCGGTATCTGGAGACGCCAGGCGTTCACGCTCGATGCCTCCCGCACGGGCTCCGGGGCCGATGAGCCGGCGGCTCCCGGGCTCGAGCCGTCGTACCCGGCCGGGCTCGCGCTCGGGCGGGACGGGCGGACGGCGGTCGTGGGCCGGTCCACCGACCAGGACGGATCGACGATCCACCTGGTGCGGACCGGGCAGGACCCGGTGGAGATCTACCGTCATCCCGAGTCGGCCGGGGTGGGGGACTTCTCGCACGACGGCTTGCTGATCGCCGTCGAGCACACCGAGCACGGCGACGCGATGCACTCGGCGCTGCGCGTGCTGCGACCGGACGGTTCGACGGTCGCGGAGCTGGACGACACCAGGGGCGGCACCGTCGAGCTGGGCCTGGAGGTGTTGGGCTTCGCTCCGGTGGACGGGGACACCCGGCTGCTGATCGGACACCAGCGGCGCGGCCGGTGGGAGCCGCTGGTGTGGGACGTCACCTCGGGCGAGGAGACGGATCTGGAGCTGGAGCTGCCCGGCGATGTGGCCGCGGAGTGGTATCCCGACGGTTCCGCGCTGCTGGTCGTGCACGGTTTCGAGGCACGCAGCGAGCTGTTCCGCTACGACCTGGCGACGCGCGAGCTGCTGCGTGTGCCGACACCGCCGGGGACGCTGTCGGGAGCGACCGCACGTCCCGACGGGACCGTGGAGTATCTGTGGTCCTCGGCGGCCGAGCCGCCCGTGGTGCGGTCGACGTCCGGCGAGGTCGTGCTGGATCCGCCCGGGATGAGATGCCCCGGGTCGGTGCCCGTGGAGGACGTGTGGGTGGAGGGGCCGGACGGCCGCATCCACGCCCTGGTGCAGAGACCGGCGGGATCGAGCGGGCCGCTGCCGACGGTGTTCGACATCCACGGCGGTCCGACCTGGCACGACAGCGATTCCTTCGCGGCAGGCCCGGCGGCCTGGGTGGACCACGGATATGCGGTGGTGCGGGTCAACTACCGCGGCTCCACGGGATACGGCCGCGCATGGACGGACGCGCTCAGACACCGGGTCGGGCTGATCGAGCTGGAGGACATCGCGGCGGTCCGGGAGTGGGCGGTGTCGTCCGGACTCGCGGATCCGGAGCGGATCGTCCTGACGGGTGGTTCATGGGGCGGGTATCTGACACTGCTCGGACTCGGCGTCCAGCCGACCGCGTGGACGATCGGCATCGCGGCGGTCCCGGTCGCGGACTATGTCACGGCCTACCACGACGAGATGGAGTCGCTGAAGGCCCTGGACCGGACACTGCTCGGAGGCACGCCCGAGGAGGTGCCGGAGCGCTTCGAGGCGTCGTCGCCGCTGACGTATGTGGACGCGGTGAAGGCACCGGTGTACATCTCGGCGGGGGTGAACGATCCCCGCTGCCCGATCCGCCAGGTCGAGAACTATGTGGACCGGCTCGCCGCGCGGGACGCGGTGCACGAGGTGTACCGGTATGACGCGGGTCATGGCTCGCTGGTGGTCGAGGAGCGGCTCAAGCAGGTGCGGCTGGAGCTGGACTTCGCCGCGCGGCACCTGGGGACTGCCTCGGGGGAGGTGAGGGGAGCGACGACCGTGGCGTAG
- the recR gene encoding recombination mediator RecR — protein sequence MYEGVVQDLIDELGRLPGVGPKSAQRIAFHILQAEPTDVRRLAQALLEVKAKVRFCATCGNVAQEELCGICRDPRRGVSVICVVEEPKDVVAIERTREFRGRYHVLGGAISPIEGVGPDDLRIRELLARLADGTVEELILATDPNLEGEATATYLARMIKPMGLKVTRLASGLPVGGDLEYADEVTLGRAFEGRRLLDV from the coding sequence TTGTACGAAGGCGTGGTCCAGGACCTCATCGACGAGCTGGGGCGGCTGCCCGGCGTCGGTCCCAAGAGCGCGCAGCGGATCGCCTTCCACATCCTCCAGGCCGAGCCCACGGACGTACGCAGGCTCGCCCAGGCGCTGCTCGAGGTGAAGGCCAAGGTCCGCTTCTGCGCGACCTGCGGCAATGTGGCGCAGGAGGAACTGTGCGGCATCTGCCGCGACCCGCGCCGGGGTGTCTCCGTGATCTGTGTGGTGGAGGAACCCAAGGACGTCGTGGCGATCGAGCGGACCCGTGAGTTCCGGGGCCGCTACCACGTCCTGGGCGGGGCGATCAGCCCCATCGAGGGGGTGGGCCCGGACGATCTGCGCATCAGGGAACTGCTCGCGAGACTGGCCGACGGCACGGTCGAGGAGCTGATCCTGGCCACGGACCCGAACCTGGAGGGCGAGGCCACCGCCACCTACCTCGCCCGGATGATCAAACCCATGGGCCTCAAGGTCACCCGCCTGGCCAGCGGCCTCCCGGTGGGCGGCGACCTGGAATACGCGGACGAGGTCACCCTCGGCCGCGCCTTCGAGGGGAGACGACTCCTAGATGTCTGA
- a CDS encoding SigE family RNA polymerase sigma factor gives MPVIAPMPAARPARIPNQREGVDDTIAAGTTVDHLTDTYRTHYRSLLGLAALLLDDTASCEDVVQEAFIRVHSARKRVRDPEKTLAYLRQTVVNLSRSALRRRILGLKLLSKPMPDMASAEEGAYDQLERDSLIKAMKGLQRRQREVLVLRYFADMTEAQVAETLGISLGSVKAYGSRGIAALRVAMGASA, from the coding sequence ATGCCGGTGATCGCCCCCATGCCCGCAGCGCGGCCCGCCCGCATACCGAACCAGCGCGAGGGTGTCGACGACACGATCGCCGCAGGCACCACGGTCGATCACCTGACCGACACCTATCGCACCCACTACCGCTCCCTGCTGGGTCTGGCGGCGCTTCTCCTCGATGACACCGCGTCCTGCGAGGACGTCGTCCAGGAGGCGTTCATCCGGGTCCACTCGGCGCGCAAGCGCGTCCGCGACCCGGAGAAGACGCTCGCGTACCTCCGGCAGACCGTCGTGAACCTCTCGCGTTCCGCGCTGCGCCGCCGCATCCTCGGCCTGAAGCTGCTGTCCAAGCCCATGCCGGACATGGCGAGCGCGGAGGAGGGCGCCTACGACCAGCTGGAGCGCGACTCGCTGATCAAGGCGATGAAGGGCCTCCAGCGGCGTCAGCGCGAGGTCCTGGTGCTGCGCTACTTCGCGGACATGACCGAGGCCCAGGTCGCGGAGACGCTGGGTATCTCGCTGGGGTCGGTGAAGGCGTACGGCTCGCGCGGTATCGCGGCGCTCCGGGTCGCCATGGGGGCGTCGGCATGA
- a CDS encoding substrate-binding domain-containing protein, whose product MEWLSAENVVAMVTAVLGIVASAVMVWYERRVPGRKRIGYRVQMDNPIGDDVRPGRANVRLGWFDEASGMADATFVLLRIENDGSHSIADSDYTAPELHGLTAVFADRTVRGVSVTQPSGSDHLLDHFTPVAGFGYEGNTLRIPRVPLNRGDHFKLLVLLSGGEVGSPIRITGGILGGEVRPNRSTTPDDKPPVFSKASQMITGLLTVCVLILTVLMVTRDDTRPPMGCEKGTLTVTGSTAFQPVMQEAAKKYQRDCPGSTITVDAHGSTAGVRELEARGQESKKGSPPVIALSDGPKPEGLPALRENRVAVSVFALVVNKDVPLTDLSLTEVRRLYEGRITNWKQLGGPDRPVLLVSRDANSGTRQVFQRRVLGRGEIANSSLDCVHKDDATAPVVRCELDSTEQVLNAVATLPGAIGYSELNLAEGHSGLRLPALDGHRPSVEELEHGGSDYPYREIEYAYTYGQPPADSLASSFLTYISRGSGQDIIRTHGHLPCGTPVGLRICGGR is encoded by the coding sequence GTGGAATGGCTGAGCGCGGAGAACGTCGTCGCCATGGTGACCGCGGTGCTCGGCATCGTGGCGTCGGCGGTGATGGTCTGGTACGAGCGCCGGGTGCCGGGGCGCAAGAGGATCGGCTACCGGGTCCAGATGGACAACCCGATCGGCGACGATGTGCGCCCGGGGCGGGCGAATGTGCGGCTCGGCTGGTTCGACGAGGCCTCCGGCATGGCCGACGCCACCTTCGTCCTGCTGCGCATCGAGAACGACGGCTCGCACAGCATCGCCGACAGCGACTACACCGCGCCCGAACTCCACGGTCTGACGGCGGTGTTCGCCGACCGCACGGTCCGCGGGGTGTCGGTCACCCAGCCGTCCGGCAGTGATCACCTCCTGGACCACTTCACGCCGGTGGCCGGATTCGGCTACGAGGGCAACACCCTGCGCATCCCGCGCGTCCCGCTCAACCGGGGCGACCACTTCAAGCTGCTGGTGCTGCTGTCGGGCGGCGAGGTGGGCAGCCCGATCCGGATCACCGGCGGCATCCTCGGCGGTGAGGTGCGGCCCAACCGCAGTACCACCCCGGACGACAAGCCACCCGTGTTCAGCAAGGCGTCTCAGATGATCACCGGGCTGCTGACGGTGTGCGTGCTGATCCTGACCGTGCTGATGGTGACGCGGGACGACACCCGCCCGCCGATGGGTTGTGAGAAGGGCACGCTCACGGTGACCGGGTCGACGGCGTTCCAGCCGGTGATGCAGGAGGCGGCGAAGAAGTACCAGCGGGACTGCCCGGGCTCCACGATCACCGTGGACGCCCATGGCAGCACCGCGGGAGTGCGCGAACTCGAGGCCAGGGGCCAGGAGTCGAAGAAGGGCTCCCCGCCGGTGATCGCCCTCTCCGACGGCCCCAAGCCCGAAGGGCTGCCCGCGCTGCGCGAGAACCGGGTGGCGGTGTCGGTCTTCGCGCTGGTGGTGAACAAGGACGTCCCGCTCACCGACCTCTCGCTCACCGAGGTGCGCAGGCTCTACGAGGGCAGGATCACCAACTGGAAGCAGCTCGGCGGCCCCGACCGCCCGGTCCTGCTGGTCAGCCGGGACGCCAACTCGGGCACCCGGCAGGTCTTCCAGCGCCGGGTCCTGGGCCGGGGCGAGATCGCCAACTCCTCGCTGGACTGCGTCCACAAGGACGATGCGACGGCCCCCGTCGTGCGCTGCGAACTCGACTCCACCGAGCAGGTGCTGAACGCGGTCGCCACGCTGCCAGGCGCCATCGGCTACAGCGAACTCAACCTGGCGGAAGGCCACTCCGGTCTGCGGCTGCCGGCACTGGACGGGCACCGGCCGTCCGTCGAGGAACTCGAACACGGCGGATCCGACTACCCCTACCGCGAGATCGAGTACGCCTACACCTACGGCCAGCCGCCCGCCGACTCCCTCGCCTCCAGCTTTCTCACCTACATCAGCCGGGGCAGCGGCCAGGACATCATCCGCACCCATGGCCATCTGCCCTGCGGAACACCGGTGGGGCTGAGGATCTGCGGCGGGCGGTAG